The Strix aluco isolate bStrAlu1 chromosome Z, bStrAlu1.hap1, whole genome shotgun sequence genome contains a region encoding:
- the LOC141918137 gene encoding thioredoxin-like protein 1 isoform X3 yields the protein MVGVKVIANDTEFQPELSAAGSRLAVVKFTMRGCGPCLRIAPAFNALSNKYPQATFLEVDVHQCQGTAATNNISATPTFLFFRNKVRIDQYQGADAVGLEEKIKQHLENDPGNSEDTDIPKGYMDLMPFINKAGCECLNESDEHGFDNCLRKDSTYLESDCDEQLLITVAFSQPVKLYSMKLQGPDNGQGPKYIKIFINLPRSMDFEEAERSEPTQALELTPDDIKEDGIVQLRYVKFQNVNSVTLFVQSNHGDEETTRITYFTFIGTPVQATNMNDFKRLNFPFLKN from the exons ATGGTGGGCGTGAAGGTGATCGCGAACGACACCGAGTTCCAGCCTGAGCTCAGCGCTGCCGGCTCCCGCCTGGCCGTGGTGAAGTTCACCATGAGGGG ATGTGGCCCTTGTTTAAGGATAGCCCCAGCTTTCAATGCTCTGAGTAACAAATATCCCCAGGCAACTTTTTTGGAAGTAGATGTGCATCAATGCCAG GGAACAGCTGCTACCAATAATATATCGGCAACACCGACGTTTCTGTTTTTCCGAAACAAAGTGCGAATCGACCAATATCAAGGAGCAGATGCTGTaggtttagaagaaaaaattaaacagcacCTGGAGAATGACCCTGGAAACAGTGAAGATACAGATATCCCAAAAGGATAT ATGGATTTAATGCCATTTATCAATAAAGCCGGCTGTGAATGTCTTAATGAGAGTGATGAGCACGGATTTGATAATTGTTTACGTAAAGACTCTACCTACTTGGAATCAGACTGTGACGAGCAG CTGCTTATCACTGTAGCTTTTAGTCAACCTGTCAAGCTTTATTCTATGAAACTTCAGGGGCCAGATAATG GGCAAGGTCCAAAGTACATAAAAATCTTTATCAACCTTCCTCGATCTATGGATTTTGAAGAAGCAGAGAGAAGTGAACCGACTCAAGCCCTGGAGCTGACACCAGATGATATTAAAGAAGATGGTATTGTCCAGCTTCGCTATGTAAAATTTCAGAACGTTAACAGTGTAACT ttgtttGTCCAGTCTAATCATGGTGATGAAGAGACAACAAGAATTACATACTTCACGTTTATTGGAACTCCAGTCCAAGCAACAAATATGAATGACTTCAAGCGA cttaaCTTCCCATTTCTAAAGAactaa
- the LOC141918137 gene encoding thioredoxin-like protein 1 isoform X1 produces the protein MVGVKVIANDTEFQPELSAAGSRLAVVKFTMRGCGPCLRIAPAFNALSNKYPQATFLEVDVHQCQGTAATNNISATPTFLFFRNKVRIDQYQGADAVGLEEKIKQHLENDPGNSEDTDIPKGYMDLMPFINKAGCECLNESDEHGFDNCLRKDSTYLESDCDEQLLITVAFSQPVKLYSMKLQGPDNGQGPKYIKIFINLPRSMDFEEAERSEPTQALELTPDDIKEDGIVQLRYVKFQNVNSVTLFVQSNHGDEETTRITYFTFIGTPVQATNMNDFKRIIHMGELSISASDW, from the exons ATGGTGGGCGTGAAGGTGATCGCGAACGACACCGAGTTCCAGCCTGAGCTCAGCGCTGCCGGCTCCCGCCTGGCCGTGGTGAAGTTCACCATGAGGGG ATGTGGCCCTTGTTTAAGGATAGCCCCAGCTTTCAATGCTCTGAGTAACAAATATCCCCAGGCAACTTTTTTGGAAGTAGATGTGCATCAATGCCAG GGAACAGCTGCTACCAATAATATATCGGCAACACCGACGTTTCTGTTTTTCCGAAACAAAGTGCGAATCGACCAATATCAAGGAGCAGATGCTGTaggtttagaagaaaaaattaaacagcacCTGGAGAATGACCCTGGAAACAGTGAAGATACAGATATCCCAAAAGGATAT ATGGATTTAATGCCATTTATCAATAAAGCCGGCTGTGAATGTCTTAATGAGAGTGATGAGCACGGATTTGATAATTGTTTACGTAAAGACTCTACCTACTTGGAATCAGACTGTGACGAGCAG CTGCTTATCACTGTAGCTTTTAGTCAACCTGTCAAGCTTTATTCTATGAAACTTCAGGGGCCAGATAATG GGCAAGGTCCAAAGTACATAAAAATCTTTATCAACCTTCCTCGATCTATGGATTTTGAAGAAGCAGAGAGAAGTGAACCGACTCAAGCCCTGGAGCTGACACCAGATGATATTAAAGAAGATGGTATTGTCCAGCTTCGCTATGTAAAATTTCAGAACGTTAACAGTGTAACT ttgtttGTCCAGTCTAATCATGGTGATGAAGAGACAACAAGAATTACATACTTCACGTTTATTGGAACTCCAGTCCAAGCAACAAATATGAATGACTTCAAGCGA ATAATACACATGGGCGAGTTGTCAATCTCTGCCTCAGACTG GTAG
- the LOC141918137 gene encoding thioredoxin-like protein 1 isoform X2, whose protein sequence is MVGVKVIANDTEFQPELSAAGSRLAVVKFTMRGCGPCLRIAPAFNALSNKYPQATFLEVDVHQCQGTAATNNISATPTFLFFRNKVRIDQYQGADAVGLEEKIKQHLENDPGNSEDTDIPKGYMDLMPFINKAGCECLNESDEHGFDNCLRKDSTYLESDCDEQLLITVAFSQPVKLYSMKLQGPDNGQGPKYIKIFINLPRSMDFEEAERSEPTQALELTPDDIKEDGIVQLRYVKFQNVNSVTLFVQSNHGDEETTRITYFTFIGTPVQATNMNDFKRVVGKKGESH, encoded by the exons ATGGTGGGCGTGAAGGTGATCGCGAACGACACCGAGTTCCAGCCTGAGCTCAGCGCTGCCGGCTCCCGCCTGGCCGTGGTGAAGTTCACCATGAGGGG ATGTGGCCCTTGTTTAAGGATAGCCCCAGCTTTCAATGCTCTGAGTAACAAATATCCCCAGGCAACTTTTTTGGAAGTAGATGTGCATCAATGCCAG GGAACAGCTGCTACCAATAATATATCGGCAACACCGACGTTTCTGTTTTTCCGAAACAAAGTGCGAATCGACCAATATCAAGGAGCAGATGCTGTaggtttagaagaaaaaattaaacagcacCTGGAGAATGACCCTGGAAACAGTGAAGATACAGATATCCCAAAAGGATAT ATGGATTTAATGCCATTTATCAATAAAGCCGGCTGTGAATGTCTTAATGAGAGTGATGAGCACGGATTTGATAATTGTTTACGTAAAGACTCTACCTACTTGGAATCAGACTGTGACGAGCAG CTGCTTATCACTGTAGCTTTTAGTCAACCTGTCAAGCTTTATTCTATGAAACTTCAGGGGCCAGATAATG GGCAAGGTCCAAAGTACATAAAAATCTTTATCAACCTTCCTCGATCTATGGATTTTGAAGAAGCAGAGAGAAGTGAACCGACTCAAGCCCTGGAGCTGACACCAGATGATATTAAAGAAGATGGTATTGTCCAGCTTCGCTATGTAAAATTTCAGAACGTTAACAGTGTAACT ttgtttGTCCAGTCTAATCATGGTGATGAAGAGACAACAAGAATTACATACTTCACGTTTATTGGAACTCCAGTCCAAGCAACAAATATGAATGACTTCAAGCGA GTAGTTGGCAAAAAAGGAGAGAGCCACTAG